In the genome of Oncorhynchus masou masou isolate Uvic2021 chromosome 26, UVic_Omas_1.1, whole genome shotgun sequence, one region contains:
- the LOC135514864 gene encoding lipase maturation factor 2-like translates to MGVTRLTRHMFLWSMAIIYMFAFASLYVQIPGLYGNEGVLPVRLVEPRVNGSRPVLEQIHAHPSLLWLGPRLGLDLDAQQAMELLCLAGALLALGAALLEPLRDSLVFFCLWALYLSLCQVGQDFLRFQWDSLLLEAGFLTVLVAPLNLLRCTTFRHHDAVTFWLARWLLFRLTFGSGVAKLASHCPSWWGLTAVNHMFEAQGIPLPWSWFIQQLPDWYLKLGTVGLLVTEIAVPPLYFAPIRSLRLAAFYIQATYQVKLMFLGNYGFLPLLSLALTFSLLDDDHISYWLGHGKKKRTKTWPQTIMSLLVVLAVFAVIIYGTKVLFTLEIDWDARTITSKTAFTQQQFGNLLKLVTGPTIWVGVLSLTWEVVASMLGCVCVRGCLWKLWGLVQWAVFASAAVAVFAISVVPYSSMEQVYSSKILPEVRQAYSLVERYRLVSAYSLDSRMTGVAGRSEVILEGSMDKNTWTEIEFMYKPGNVGMAPPVVAPHQPRLDWQMSQAAQGLAKQSPWFTGLVHCLLQGNKDVVRLIQTDSAQYPFSQAPPVYLRASLYRYWFTQTTQDGSGPNDWWRRDYAEEFYPAVQLGDPTLEAMLNQHGLKEKFPIQPSPDSPLAQVLRQVRGHVQTLPGHLVLWSLLATIATIWLLKTLLSGVLGGRKTKPTPAEPKAKKAKDQPAEKSASASSLKAGRENPEESRRDADKSPKKRK, encoded by the exons ATGGGGGTAACCAGATTAACGCGTCATATGTTTTTATGGAGTATGGCAATTATTTACATGTTTGCTTTTGCATCCCTCTATGTCCAGATACCAG GTCTCTATGGCAATGAGGGGGTCCTGCCTGTGCGCCTGGTGGAGCCCCGTGTGAACGGCTCCAGGCCAGTGTTGGAGCAGATACATGCCCACCCCTCCCTGCTGTGGCTGGGGCCCCGGCTGGGTCTGGACCTGGACGCCCAGCAGGCAATGGAGCTGCTCTGCCTGGCGGGGGCTCTCTTAGCCCTGGGAGCAGCCCTACTGGAGCCCCTCCGAGACAGCCTGGTGTTCTTCTGCCTCTgggccctctacctctccctctgtcag GTGGGCCAAGACTTTCTGCGTTTTCAGTG GGACAGCCTGCTGTTGGAGGCGGGCTTCCTGACCGTGCTCGTCGCGCCGCTCAACCTCCTGCGATGCACGACGTTCCGTCATCATGACGCCGTGACCTTCTGGCTGGCTCGCTGGCTCCTGTTCCGCCTCACCTTTGGCTCCGGGGTCGCCAAACTGGCCAGCCACTGCCCCAGCTGGTGGGGGCTCACTG cGGTGAACCACATGTTTGAGGCCCAGGGCATCCCCCTGCCCTGGTCCTGGTTCATCCAGCAGCTGCCAGACTGGTACCTGAAGCTGGGGACTGTCGGTCTGTTGGTGACCGAGATCGCTGTGCCCCCCCTCTACTTTGCCCCCATCCGCAGCCTCCGACTGGCAGCCTTCTacattcag GCCACATACCAGGTGAAGTTGATGTTCTTGGGGAACTATGgcttcctcccccttctctccctggcTCTGACTTTCTCCCTGTTGGACGACGACCATATCAGCTACTGGCTGGGCCACGGCAAGAAGAAGAGAACCAAGA CCTGGCCCCAAACCATAATGTCATTGCTGGTTGTACTGGCTGTATTCGCTGTCATCATCTATGGAACTAAAGTGCTCTTCACACTGGAGATCGACTGGGATGCCAGGACCATAACCTCTAAAACCG CCTTCACCCAGCAGCAGTTTGGCAATTTGTTGAAGCTTGTGACAGGACCCACTATCTGGGTaggagttctctctctcacctgggaGGTGGTGGCATCCATGCTGGG gtgtgtgtgtgttagagggtgCCTCTGGAAGCTCTGGGGCCTCGTCCAATGGGCTGTCTTTGCCTCTGCTGCAGTCGCCGTGTTTGCTATCAGTGTG GTGCCCTACTCTTCCATGGAACAGGTGTACAGCAGTAAGATCCTACCGGAGGTGAGACAGGCCTACAGCCTAGTGGAGCGCTACAGACTGGTCAGTGCCTACAGCCTGGACAGCAGGATGACAGGGGTGGCtgggaggtcagaggtcatcctAGAGGGCAGCATGGACAAGAACACCTGGACG GAGATAGAGTTCATGTACAAGCCGGGGAACGTGGGCATGGCCCCTCCAGTGGTGGCCCCCCACCAGCCACGGTTAGACTGGCagatgagccaggcagcccaggGACTGGCCAAACAGAGCCCCTGGTTTACAGGCCTAGTGCACTGCCTACTGCAGGGCAATAAGGATG TGGTGAGACTGATCCAGACAGACTCAGCCCAATACCCATTCAGCCAGGCCCCCCCGGTCTACCTCCGAGCCAGCCTCTACCGGTACTGGTTCACCCAGACCACACAGGACGG GTCTGGTCCTaatgactggtggaggagagacTATGCAGAGGAGTTCTATCCTGCAGTGCAGCTGGGAGACCCTACCCTGGAGGCCATGCTCAACCAGCACGGACTCAAG GAGAAGTTCCCGATCCAGCCCAGTCCTGACTCTCCTCTGGCCCAGGTTCTGAGGCAGGTGCGGGGCCACGTTCAGACTCTACCCGGCCACCTGGTGCTCTGGTCCCTCCTGGCCACTATCGCCACCATCTGGCTCCTCAAAACCCTGCTCTCCGGGGTCCTGGGGGGCCGAAAGACTAAACCCACCCCAGCCGAACCCAAGGCCAAGAAGGCTAAGGACCAGCCAGCAGAGAAGAGCGCCTCGGCCTCCAGTCTCAAAGCAGGGAGGGAGAACCCTGAGGAGAGTAGACGGGATGCTGACAAGAGCCCTAAGAAGAGGAAGTGA